The bacterium DNA window TGGGGCGCAATGGACACAGCCAGCGAAACAGTCCAAGTCCGAGTTGAGGGCGTCTGGAAGGTCTTCGGAAGAAAGCCACGCGAAGCAAGGGAGATGGCCGAAGCGGGGGCCACCCGTGAGAAGATCCAAACTGCCACGGGAAGCGTGGTGGCCGTCCGAGACGTCAGCTTCCACGTGGGCGCCGGAGAAACGTTCGTGGTTATGGGGCTCTCCGGGTCGGGCAAGTCCACCCTCATCCGGTGCGTTTCCCATTTGGTGGCACCGACCGAGGGAACCGTTGAGCTGTGCGGCACCGAACTCACCCAAGCCGACAGCGCCAAACTGCGCGAGTTGCGCCGACAGAAGATGGCCATGGTGTTCCAGCATTTCGGCCTGTTCCCCCACCGCAAGGTGGTGGACAACGTGGCCTACGGGCTCGAGGTGCAGGGAGTGGACCGCCAGAACCGCCAAGACCGAGCCCGGGAGCTGTTGGACACAGTCGGTTTGGATGGCTGGGGCGACCACTACCCCCAGCAGCTCAGCGGCGGCATGCAACAGCGAGTGGGGTTGGCCCGTGCCCTGGCCGTCGATCCCGAAGTGCTGTTCTTCGACGAGCCGTTCTCCGCCCTCGACCCGCTCATCCGCCGGGATATGCAGGACGAGCTTATCGACCTCCAGATGAAGCTCCAGCGGACACTGGTGTTCATCACCCATGACTTCGCCGAAGCTTTGAAGCTGGCCGACCGGATCGCCATCATGAACGATGGCGCCTTCGTTCAAGTCGGCACCCCGGTGGAAATACTGACCAGCCCGGCCGATGACTACGTGCGGGCGTTCACCCAGGACGCCCCTGTGGCCAAGGTTTTGCAGGTCTGTTCGCTGATGCGGTCCCTCGACGGTGCCGCGATCGAGCCCGATTGGCGCCGTGTCTCGTCAACAACACCGCTGGAGGTCGCACTCCCCCACTTGCTCGGGTCCATCAATCCCGTGGTGGTATGCGATGAGCAGAACACCCCAGTGGGGCTGCTCCACGGGGACGATGTCGCTGGGGTGATCTCCGAGAACCAGCAATGACCGCGGTGGAGGACGCCCGTCCCACGGCAAGTGTGCTGCGAACGGCGTCAGACAGTCGCCTGGCTCGCTTTGTCTTGGCGGTGGGTACCATCGTCGTGCTGGTCTTGGTTTTCCGGCTGTTCACGAATTTCAGCGTCTTCCCGGAATCCTGGGATATCGGCCTAGCCGATCCCATCGACCGGACCCGGCGGTGGCTGATCAACAACCAAACCTCTCATTGGCTGTACACGGTTTTCTTGAACCCGATCACCGACGCCATCGACTGGGGCATTCGCCGGCTGGAATCCATCCTGGGGTGGTTCCCGTGGTACTCCTACCCGCTGATCACCGGCCTTGGACTGTGGTGGACCCGGGGGCAGGTGGCTGGAGCGCTGGGCTTGGCCAGCGTGGCCCTCATCGGAGTGGTCGATCTGTGGGAGGAGTCCTTCGCCACCCTGTCCCTGATGGGGGTGTCGGTGCTCATATCCATGGTCATCGGCATTCCGCTGGGCATCGCGGCCTGGCGCAGCGATGCGGTTGCCCGGGTGGTCCGTCCTTCCCTGGACGCCATGCAGACCATGCCGGGGTTCGTCTATCTCATCCCCTTCGTGCTGCTGTTCGGGTTTGGGCGGGTCCCGGCCATGATCTCCACGGTGATCTTCGCCCTCGCCCCAGTGGTGCGACTCACCGAAGTGGGGCTACGCACGGTGCCCCAAGTCACCGTCGAAGCCTCAGAGATGTTCGGGGCCACCGAGCGGCAGACGCTTCGGCTGGTGCGGTTGCCCCAAGCCCGCCCGGCCATTTTCGCGGGCATGAACCAGACCACGATGCTGGCCATGAGCATGGTGGTTATCGCCGCATTCATCGGCGCGGGCGGACTGGGCCAAGTG harbors:
- a CDS encoding glycine betaine/L-proline ABC transporter ATP-binding protein, coding for MDTASETVQVRVEGVWKVFGRKPREAREMAEAGATREKIQTATGSVVAVRDVSFHVGAGETFVVMGLSGSGKSTLIRCVSHLVAPTEGTVELCGTELTQADSAKLRELRRQKMAMVFQHFGLFPHRKVVDNVAYGLEVQGVDRQNRQDRARELLDTVGLDGWGDHYPQQLSGGMQQRVGLARALAVDPEVLFFDEPFSALDPLIRRDMQDELIDLQMKLQRTLVFITHDFAEALKLADRIAIMNDGAFVQVGTPVEILTSPADDYVRAFTQDAPVAKVLQVCSLMRSLDGAAIEPDWRRVSSTTPLEVALPHLLGSINPVVVCDEQNTPVGLLHGDDVAGVISENQQ